One Algoriphagus sp. Y33 genomic window, AGAGAAATGATTTCCCGGATTTGTACTGGTGCATTCTTATGTGATAAACTGAGTGCTCTAAATTTGACTTGCATCATGCTTAAGCTTGGACTGCAAATTTAACAGACTAAGACAACCGAAGTGTCCATTTTGGATAGGGATCTGTTAATTTGTAATCTGTCTAAATAACTGTTCGCTTTATTAAAGCAAGAGTAGTGAGTTTTGGTTTCTTAATTCAATACTATTATCTTATGGGTGATTGATAGATTCTATTACTTTTTTTAAGATGCTATGTGGTCTAGGATTTTTTATTGGCTGAAAATTTCCCTTGGGTTCTCAGGAAAAGAATCACGGGGGTTTTTGCTCTTAATCCCCGTTTTACTTCTTCTTGTTATCGCTAAAGGTGTTTTAAAGGAACTAAGGAAATCAAAGTCGGAGAAGTTTCATATACAATACATGGCAATTGTAGATAGTCTGGAGTCAGCAGAGATTCCTCTTGCCGGTTCACCTTTTCCTGTTTTCAACCCCCAAGATACCATCATAAGGAAATCAAACTCAAAACAGCTTGACAATCTTAACCGAATCCCTTTTTCTGAGGCAGACTCTGCCATCCTGCAAATCGTGCCGGGAATAGGGCAAAGCACAGCCGCTAGGATTGTGAAGTTTAGGGAGAGTATAGGCGGCTTTTACAGCAAAAATCAACTTAGCGAGGTATATGGATTGAAACCGGAAACGATCGATATGATTTGGGAGTATTTTGACTTTTCTCCTTCGGTTCTTAAGAAAATGGAAATCAATCAAATTGAGGTGGAGGAATTGGCGAAGCATCCATATATCAGCTATGCTGAAGCAAAAGTTGTAGTAGCTTTTCGAAAGCAACATGGTGATTTCCAATCCCCTGATGACCTTAAGCAAATCAAAATTTTCAAGAAAGAGTGGATTGACAAAATCGCCCCTTATATTGATTTTCAATAGTTCGAATAATTCATTTGTCCCAAGTGAGCTATTTTAGCCATCTTTGAACCATGGATTCTCACTTGGATCAGATTCATCTGCCCACACTTAATTTACCCCATTTCGATCCACGACTTCTGGAAAGGGATGGAAAGCTTTGGATTTTTGATTCACTCCGCAAAAAACAGCTGGTTTTGACGCCTGAAGAATGGGTCAGGCAGCATTGGATCAATTTCCTGATCACTCAACTTAATTTTCCCAAAGGGCTGTTGGCACTGGAAAAAGGGTTAATTTACAATAAACTGATCAAAAGGACTGATCTGGTAGTCTGGGACAAAAACGGTAATCCGTATTTACTGGTTGAATGCAAAGCTCCCAAAGTAAAGCTCACGCAGAAAACCATTGAACAGGCTTGCATGTATCATAAGGAATTGAAAACGCCTTTTCTTGTTATCAGCAACGGATTACAGCACATTTGCCTGAGTTTTGATCCTTCAGGAGAGAAATTTACCCAAGAGAAGAGTTTTCCCGAACCTCCCATTTAATTCCTATGTTGTAAATTTACATCTGAGCTTCTTATCAGAATAAACTGAATTCATTTCTATTGAGTATGTCCAAGACCTCTTCCATGCATCCTTGTGATCTTTGTGCCAGTCGTAAGCTGTCGATGCTTTCTGATCTTACAGAGGAGCAGGCTTGCAATATTTCAGACAACAAGAATATGATTTCCCACCGAAAAGGGCAGGTGCTTTATTATGAAGATGCCAAGCCGCTAGGGGTTTTTTGTGTAAATGAAGGAGTGATCAAAATATTCAAAACTGCTTCCAATGGCAAAGAGCAAATTATGCATTTGTCGAAAAAGGGTGACCTGCTAGGGTATTCTGCGTTGCTGGGAGAGGAGAATTACACCAATTCTGCCATGGTAATCGAAGATGCCAAGATTTGCTTTATTCCTAAGGAGACTTTTCTCAAAGCATTGGTGAGTAATGGTCCTTTCTTCAAAAGACTCACAAAGGCACTGAGTCATGAAATCGGAGTGATGGAAGAGAAGCTCATGGATGCCTCGCAAAAGAGCATACGTGAGCGGTTGGCGTATTTGCTCTTGCAATTGGCAAATTCATATGGACTGGATGGAGCAGGAACTCAACAGATTGATCTGGTGCTGAGCAGGGAAGAAATAGCGAGCCTAATAGGCACTGCCACAGAGTCTGTCATCAGGCTTTTGTCGGAATTCAAAAAGGATAAACTTATAGAGCTGAAAGGCAAAAAGATTATTGTGTTGAATAAGGAAGGGCTTGTAAAGCTTTCAGATTTTTATGCATAGACTGAACATAACTGTTTGTATTGGGTTTGAAGTGATATGAAGTCTTTCCATAGCCAATACATTATCACGCTTTTACCAATATTCGCATTTTTTATTTTTTCCGGTAACGCCGAAGCCCAATCGCTTGCCTACAAAGCGTTACTTTCCACTCTTTATGATACTGATTTTCCTGTTCTGAAACCTTCTCAAGTGACTGATTTGAGTGAGTATCAAATTCTTGACACGCGTGAAAAAGAGGAATTTGAAGTCAGTCATCTCAAGGGTGCAGAATGGGTCGGTTACAATACTTTTTCTATGGAAAATGTGGCTGAGCTGGATAAAAATCAACCGGTTTTGGTGTACTGCACGGTGGGGGCTAGATCTCAGGGAATTGGTAAAAAACTTAAAGATGTAGGATTCAAAGAAGTTTATAATCTGTACGGAGGCCTGATCGAATGGGTAAATGAAGATAAACCGATTTTTCAGGGTAATTCTCCTACTAAGAAAGTGCATACCTATTCCCAATCTTGGGGTATCTGGCTGACTAAAGGGGAAAAGGTTTATTAAAATTCCAATACTTCGTTTTATGGATATCTGTAATGAAGCTAGGAGTCTCCTTTTCTTTGATTTAAAGGCAGGAAGACCGAAGCGGCTAAAAAAAATACTCTAAATCCTTTTTGCTCTTGACTCTTTACGGACAGAAAGGTGGATATACTTACTCCGTTTTTGGTCTTTCATACGACCAATTGGTAATTTTAAGCATCCTTATTTGACATCGGATCGTACATCAACCCTAAACACATCCCATGAAAAATCCAAAAATACATATCATACTTTTCCTCAGCATTATTCTTTTCAGTTGCCAGAGCTCGGTTCCAGGAATGGCTGAACCCCCCCCCCCAAGTCACAAGGCATGGAATGAATTGCTCAAAGCGAATGTCAGTGCAGACGGAACAGTTAATTACAAAGGATTTATCAAAGAAAAGGCAAAGCTAGAAACATATCTTAAAAGCATCAGTGAGAATGCTCCAGATCGTAAAACCTGGTCAAAGGATGAGCAATTGGC contains:
- a CDS encoding rhodanese-like domain-containing protein: MKSFHSQYIITLLPIFAFFIFSGNAEAQSLAYKALLSTLYDTDFPVLKPSQVTDLSEYQILDTREKEEFEVSHLKGAEWVGYNTFSMENVAELDKNQPVLVYCTVGARSQGIGKKLKDVGFKEVYNLYGGLIEWVNEDKPIFQGNSPTKKVHTYSQSWGIWLTKGEKVY
- a CDS encoding helix-hairpin-helix domain-containing protein, translated to MAIVDSLESAEIPLAGSPFPVFNPQDTIIRKSNSKQLDNLNRIPFSEADSAILQIVPGIGQSTAARIVKFRESIGGFYSKNQLSEVYGLKPETIDMIWEYFDFSPSVLKKMEINQIEVEELAKHPYISYAEAKVVVAFRKQHGDFQSPDDLKQIKIFKKEWIDKIAPYIDFQ
- a CDS encoding type I restriction enzyme HsdR N-terminal domain-containing protein — encoded protein: MDSHLDQIHLPTLNLPHFDPRLLERDGKLWIFDSLRKKQLVLTPEEWVRQHWINFLITQLNFPKGLLALEKGLIYNKLIKRTDLVVWDKNGNPYLLVECKAPKVKLTQKTIEQACMYHKELKTPFLVISNGLQHICLSFDPSGEKFTQEKSFPEPPI
- a CDS encoding Crp/Fnr family transcriptional regulator; amino-acid sequence: MSKTSSMHPCDLCASRKLSMLSDLTEEQACNISDNKNMISHRKGQVLYYEDAKPLGVFCVNEGVIKIFKTASNGKEQIMHLSKKGDLLGYSALLGEENYTNSAMVIEDAKICFIPKETFLKALVSNGPFFKRLTKALSHEIGVMEEKLMDASQKSIRERLAYLLLQLANSYGLDGAGTQQIDLVLSREEIASLIGTATESVIRLLSEFKKDKLIELKGKKIIVLNKEGLVKLSDFYA